In [Phormidium] sp. ETS-05, the genomic window CCTTTTAGGAAAGAAAAGACATTCATTTTTTGGCTGAAGCCACCGCCAACCCCAGAAGCGCAGTGAAGGCACGGGGGGGGACCAGAAACCCAAATTTGGCGGCGGTAGGGGCACGGGGGGACCAGAAACCGGGTTTCTATAATCACGCTCCATATTCCCACCCGAAATTTTGGCTCAGAAACCCGGTTTCTTTGGCATACCGTACCCCACCCACAGTCCCCCACTTGGGTGCGCTGGGGATCCCATGTCCCGGCAAAAATTTGGTAAAAAAATTTGGTTTCTCAGGTATGCAAATGTGACAAGTTATGGTAAAATTGGAATTAATCACATAAATAAAACTAATATGATATCTCAGCCAAATGAACCGGAAGACTTTGCCGAAGCGGCGGAACGATGGGATTTGGAAAGGCTGTATGCTGATTTGGCGGTGGCGAAGGAAGAATTAGGCTCTTACCCTCGCCAGGGACTGACTGCTACGGAAAAAACCCATTTGCGGGGATTGCTTTGCGGTTACAGTCCTATAGAAATTGCCAAAATACTCCATAAATCTCCTAAAGGAGTTTACGCAGATTTAACGAAAACCGTGTATCGTTACATAGAAATCATCACGAAAAAACCTTTTATCTCTTGGAAAGATATCATCCCTGGGTTGGCACAGATAGGATATAGAAAATTATCCCTCAAACGTAGCCATGATTGGCATCTGACACCGGATGTTTCGCGTTTTTTGGGCGCACTCAGGAGTTGGCTTTGTTGCGAAAATGGATTCTAACCGATCGCGCCCAATTAGTCGCCTTGTTTGGCATGGGAGGCATCGGCAAAACGGCGCTAGCGGGGCAGGTAGCGCAACAAATTGCCGGGGAGTTTGAATATGTGGGCTGGCGCTCTCTCTCCAACACTCCCACTGTACCACAACTCCTCGCCGAATTACTGGGTTTTTTCCCTTGCAGTCCCGGAAAAACACCAGATTTATCGCCTTTATTGCATTATATCCAAAACCATCGCAGTTTAATCATCCTAGATGGATTAGAAAACCTGATGACTCCGGGGGAATTAGCCGGTAAATATCGAGAAGCGTATCAAGACTATGCACTATTATTCAAAACAATAGGCACCACCAAACATCAAAGCTGCTTCCTAATTACCAGTACCGAAAAATCTAGAGAAATTGGTTTATTAGAAAATTTCGTTGACACGGTTCAATGTATCAAGTTAACATCCTTATCTCTAAATGCCGCCCGCCAAATCCTCCAAGAGCAACAGCTCGTGGATGAAGATAAATGGGAAAAGTTAATTGAAAGGTACAGTGGCAACCCTCTTGCGCTGAAGCTGGTTTCGGGAATTATCAAAGAAGTTTTTCATGGCCAAGTTGGTAAGTTTTGTCGAGCCAAAACCACATTTTTAGGGGAAATCATCCGAGAAAATCTAGCGATTCAATTAAGCCGCTTGTCAGACTTAGAAATGCAGATAATCTACCAACTCGCTATATCCAGCGAACCGGTGGATATAGACCAATTGCGCCAGTGGGTTCCTTCAAAATATCCCATATCTGCTATAATTGAGGCATTGAAATCTTTAATTTGGCGTTCCCTCCTGGAAACCGTAATTGAACAAGATGTGGCTCTCTACATCCTCCCGCCCATGTTCAAAAAACACATCATTAATAATTTTACACAACCGCTAATCTAGCAATTGCCATGATGCAACCTGGAATGCTGCTGAACCAACGCTATCGGGTGGTAAAATTCTTGGGGAAAGGAGGCTTTAGCGAAATATGGGAAGTGACGGATAGAGGCCAGATCAAAGTGATAAAAGTTCTCAATTTAGCCGAATTTTACGCGGCTGAAACTCAGCAAAAAGCCATCGGACTGTTTCAGCGGGAAGCGAAGGTATTGATGGGGCTAAATCACGCCGGAATTCCCCAAGTAGAGCCAGATGGATATTTCACATATACCACAAGTGATGGCGAATTGCACCATTGCCTAGTCCAGGAAAAAATTGAGGGAGAAAATTTGCAAGATTGGCGGCAACGCCGGGACAAAATCTTTACGGAAGCCGAAGCGATCGACTGGTTAAAACAACTGACAGAGATTCTGATTTATCTGCACGATCGACATTATTTTCACCGCGATATCAAACCAGCCAACATCATGGTCAAACCCAACGGTAAACTGGTGTTGATTGACTTTGGCACTGTGCGGGAGATTACGCCTACTTATTTAGCGACAATTGTAGAAGACCGGGAAGTTACCAGACTGGGTTCAGTGGGGTACGCGCCACCGGAACAATATCAAGGAAAATCCTTGCCCCAATCAGATTTTTACGCTTTGGGACGCACTTTTGTTTACTTATTCACCGGTCAACCACCCGATTTAATTCCCGAAACCGAACTAGGGGAATTAATGTGGCGAGAACTGGCGCCAGAAATCTCACCGCAACTGGCAGATGTCATAGATTGGCTGATGGCCACATTTCCCAGAGACCGCCCCCAACATCCAGAAGAAATTTTACATCGTCTTGCCGCAATTAAAACCACAGATGCTCCCAGTTACCCTAAATTTTTACCTAGTAGTGTAAAAGCGCAAATAAGAATTAATAGCATCAGAAAAACTCTGCTAAATACCGTGGTAATCACAGCGTTAATCATAGGGGCGAGACAGTTAGGAATATTCCAATCTTGGGAACTACAAACTTTTGACCAATTGCTGCACCTGCGTCCCGATGAAAAACCAGACTCTCGCATTTTAATCGTACAAGCAACGGAGGAAGATATCAAGCGATATGATTATCCATTACCCGATGCGATACTCGCCCAAGTCATAGAGAAGCTGGAGCCGGATCAACCGCGAGTTATTGGCGTGAATATCTTGCGCGATCGCCCCGTGGGAAACAACCCCACAGCTTTAGTCTCCCACTGGCGAAACAACTCCAAATTAATCGCCGCTTGTCTCGTCAAAGACCCCAGCACTCCCAATCGACTGGGTGTCGCCCCTCCCAAAGACATTCCCACAGAGCGCATTGGTTTTGGCAATGTGGTCGTTGATTCCGATCGCATTCTTCGCCGTCACCTGATATTCATGTCAAAAGTTGCCGATTCTCCTTGCCAGAGCCGCATCTCTCTCAGCTTTCAATTAGCAATGGCTTATCTAGCAACTGAGGGCATCAAACCCCAAAACACTCCTCAAGACTACGTGCAATTTGGCTCATTACTCCTGAAACCATTAAAAGTGAATCGTGGTTTTTACCGCCAAGCCCAATTGAGCGGATTTCAACTGCTCTTAAACTACCATTCCTCCCCAGAAATTGCTCCCTCCCTGACCATAACCCAAGTTTTAACCCAAAAAATCCCCCCCCATCTATTCAAAAACCGCATCATCATTATTGGCATGAATACTGCCAGTTCCTATACTTTTACTACTCCCATGAGAGACCATAACAACAATCCCCAAGAAATTTCAGACTTGATACTTCATGCCCAAATGGCCAGTCAAATTATCAGAGGCGCCAAAGGTGAACGTCCCCTGTTGAGCTTTGGACCGAATTGGTTTGAGATTCTGTGGATTGGGGGTTGGGTTGCCTTAACATATGGGCTGGGATGCTCGGCGTCACCCCGAAAAAATATCTGGCTTTTCCGCTTGACAATCGTGGCCAGAGTCTTTATAATACAAATATCGTTATTGGTCGTAAGTGTAATCTCAATGACAGGAGGTTTAGTGGTGCCTTTGGTGCCCACAACATTAGCCTTAATAACTATAGCTGCTCTAGCGATTATCAGGAGGGATGACTCGCCAAACAAAAGTAGGCGCTCCCATCCCCGCCAAAGGCTTTTAATCTAAAATTAGTCAAACTCACTCCCTACTGTGACGATGAAGATGCCGACAAAAATGTTCCTGGGACAGATAACCATTGCCTCAGCCGCGACTCGTGTCTTGGCTACCTTGCTCGCTAGCGTCCTCCCATCGGTGGCACAATCGAACCCTCCGGTAAACTATGAACCTCCAAAAGACGAAGAGAGCAACCAAAAAACCGAACCAGCTACATCCCGTCCCGGATGCCCAGAAACAGCAAATAGAATTGCTGCTTTAGTGCCCAAATATTATGTGGGGTTAACTGCAAGCGATCGCCCCGAATTCTTAGTTTACATTCCTTATTATTTTGCCAACGAACAATCAGGAAAGCTGATTCTCAAGGACGCGGAAACCCAGCGGGACATTTACCAGACAACCTTACCACTCACAGATACGCCGGGAATCATCAGTTTCCGCCTGCCCGAAAACGCGCCGCAGTTACAACAGAATAAACTGTATCAATGGGATTTCCTATACACAGGAAACCAGGGAATTTGTCGGGATATAACGGTGCAAAAATTGCCCCTCAAACGAGTGACAATCCCAGACAGCCTGAAACGGCAATTAGACGCGGCGGCTACTCCCAGAGACCGGGTGGTGTTATATGCTGGCAATGGCTTGTGGCATGAGGCAGTTGCCGAACTCGCCTCACTCCGCCGCCAAGCTCCTGACGATGAAGACCTCAAAGCTGATTGGGAGAATTTACTGCGCGATCGCGACGTGCGTTTAGAGCAAATTGCCTCTGAACCGATTAGTCCCTGCTGTAATGCCAATAGGTAAAAACCATGAGACCATCAAAAATCAGAAAAATTGCCGGGACTATCCTATTATCATCTATCTTAACCACCGGCATTCCCCAACAGCTAATTTCGCCATTACTAGAACCAGCACAAGCCCAAAACCCAGACCCTCGCCAAGCAGAAGCCGACCGGTTACTAGAACAAGGTAAAGAGTATTTAGAAAGCAATCAACTACTAGCAGCTTTCGAGTCCTGGCAAAAAGCACTAGCTTTGTATAAAGAGCTAGACAATGCTTTAGGAGTAGCACAAGTGCGGGGCAATCTCGCAGTTTATTATCGAGTCAGAGGGGAATATCCTGTTGCCCTCCAAGAGCTAGAAGCAGTTTTGCAAATTATGCAAAATCTGCAGAACCTGGAAGGCGAGCGGATAGCTTGGGGGCAACTGGGACTGCTGTACGGCGACTTGGGAAATGGAGACAAAGCCAAAGAATGCTTGCAGCGGGAACTAGAAATGGCGCAAGCAGCGGGAGAGGCAGCGGAAATGACCCCGCTCAATAACTTAGGATTAATCTATATAAAAGAAGGCAAATATGAACAAGCCAGAGCCAACTTTGAACGCCAGTTAGAAATAGCCCGCCGGTTAAACAGTACCAACTACGAGTTAGCCGCCCTCACTAATTTGGGTCTAATTTATGAATCCCAATGGGACTTTGACCGCGCCCTATTTTACTACGACCAGATTTTAGCGCGGGTGAGGGGAAATCCCGCCGCCGAAGGAGGCGTTCACTGCAAGTTGGGACGAATTTACTTAGACAGGAGACAGTTTAGAAAAGCCGTTGATTCATTTAAGTTATGCGTAAATGTCACAAGAACGACAGGCAATCCGCAAACTATCGCCGAAACTCTGAATGCTCTCGGAACAGCTTATATAGGCACTGGCGAGCTAGACCAGTCCGAGAATAACCTCTACGAATCAATTGAGATTCTGGAATCTTTGCGGGAAGGATTAAACGATGCCAATAAAGTATCCATTTTTGAATTGCAAATAAATGTCTATGCCAACTTACAAAATCTCCTTTTAGAGCGAAAAAAGATTGCTGAAGCTCTGGAACTAACCGAGCGGGGACGCGCCCGGGCGTTAGTGGAGTTGCTGAGTAAGCGGTTAGGAGCCACATCCGAGGCTCTTCCCATCAGTTACCCCAAAATTGCTGAAATTAAACAAATCGCCCGGGAGCAGAATGCTACCATAGTTGAATATTGGACAACTGACCCATTTACTCCCTTACAAATTTGGATTTGGGTGGTCAATCCCCAAGGTGAAATTAATTTTCGCAAGGTATATATCCCGGAAGGCACTTCTATAAAAAATCTCGTGCCTGAAGTGCTAGGCGATTTAGGGGTCAGGGGGCGCAGTGACATCTCGGAAAATCTGAAAGTGGGGGATTTTGTCAGAATTGAAGAAGAGTTTCAAAACTCGGTGCTAGAAGTAGTCAGAGTTAATCGCCAAAACCAGACAGTGACCCTGAGATGGTGCAATGGGGAAGCCGATGCACCGCAACCGGAACGTCCCCTGAACCGGGTTACGCAAATTGTATCTTCTTGCAATGATCCGGGGAGATTCCAAGGCTTGAAACAATTGCATCAATTGCTGATAGAACCCATTGCCGAGTTTTTGCCCACTGACCCAAACGATCGGGTTATCTTTATCCCCCATAAAGAACTGTTTGCCGTTCCTTTTCCAGCTTTACAGGATAACACCGACAAATTTTTGATTGAAAAACATACTATCCTGACTGCCCCCGCAATTCAGGTACTGGCTCTCACCCGTCAGCAACGGGAAAAAGTGAAGCAAACAGGATTACAAGATGCGATCGTGGTAGGAAATCCCACCATGCCAGCCACAGGAGACCCCCCACAACCACTAGCAGCTTTACCAAATGCGGAAACAGAAGCGATCGCGATCGCCCCACTATTAAATACCCAACCCTTAATCGGCAACAATGCCACAAAAAACGCCATTTTGCAAAAACTGCCCCAAGCGCGATGGATTCATCTCGCCACCCACGGTATTCTTGATGAAACTTCTGGTTTATCCAGCGCGATCGCCCTTGCTCCTTCCGGTAGCGACAAAGGTTTTCTCACCGCCGCCGAAATCCTGAATTTAAACCTCAACGCCGAACTCGTAGTTTTGAGTGCCTGCGAGACAGCCAAAGGACGCATCACTGGCGATGGCATCATTGGATTATCTCGCTCCCTCATTGCGGCAGGAGTCCCCAGCGTCATCGTCTCCCTCTGGCAAGTTCCAGACGCCCCCACCGCTGCATTAATGACAGCATTTTATCAAAATATGCAACAAAACCCCGATAAAGCTCGCGCCTTGCGCCAAGCAATGTTAACCACCATCCAGCAACACCCAGAACCCAAAAACTGGGCAGCATTTACTCTAATTGGAGAATCAGAATAATCCCAAAGAAGCTCTATATTCTGTAGGTTGGGTTGAGGAACGAAACCCAACCCCTGAATCATATCTCAGGCAATCAAACTTTTTCCATATAGCTATTCATGGCTTTTATTGAAAAAAGATAAGTTTGGACTTTTTCAACCTTAATTATGCTATATTCAGTAGAGATTACATAAAAAAAATGGTGAGGGCAACCAAGATATATGACTTATGTTGTCAAACCTCCGGCCAAAACTGAGACATTGCCAGACCATACCCAACTACCAGAATCTGATGGTAGTTTTGTGAAAAACTTTCAGTAGCATCCCCAAAGCATCCTCTTAACTGAGTCAGTCAAAAACCTGCTGCAAAAACGCCATCCTGACGGCCAATATTGCCTTGGACAGGATTGTGGGATATACTGGCGGTTAACTGACCCACCAGAGCGGGGTGCGGAAGCTCCAGACTGGTTTTATGTGCCGAATGTGCCGCCGATGTTGGATGGACAAATCCGGCGTTCTTATGTGATGTGGCAAGAATTGGTGCCACCGTTAATCGTCCTGGAGTTTGCATCGGGAGATGGGTCGGAAGAGCGGGATAAAACGCCTCTGATCCGCTCCGATGAACCGGGAGCAAAGAAACCAGGTAAATTCTGGATTTATGAGCAGGTGATTCGTCCCGCATTTTATGGAATTTATGAGGTGAATCTCGCCAGCATTGAACTGTATTGCTTGGTGGGGGGTGAATACCAGTTAGTGCCAAGGAACGATCGGGGTCATTACCCAATTGCACCCCTGGGAGTAGAATTGGGAATTTGGCAGGGTCAGTATCAGAATATGGAACTGCCTTGGTTGCGGTGGTGGGACGAACAAGGTAACTTATTGTTTATGGGTGAAGAACGAGCCGATCGGCTGGCGGCGCAGTTAAAAGCCCTGGGTATTGAACCAGAAGCATGAGTTTAAAAACCCGGGTTCTGGGGCTGTGGTTTGGTGACTGAAGAAACCGGGTTTCTTAACTAAATCTTGGTGGGGATGCAGAGATTATAGTAGAAACCCGGTTTCTGTATAAGATTTAAATCAACTAGCCAGATATCGCCTCGTGACGGTTTTGATAGAGTCATTCTCCTAAACCATCAGCTAAGGTTATATCCCAGGCGACCCTTTCTTCTATTTCGCTGGCCCACGCTTCTGGGTTATTGCGTAAAGCGGCGTAAGCTAGGTTAGCTTCTGCCAAAAATTGTTGTTTTCGGTAGTGGTCGATCGCCTTCTCCAAAATTGCCGGGATTGATTCCCCAGAACGGGCAGCCATTTCTTGGAGGCTTTTGTAAGATGTGCTGCCGATGACGACTGTACAGCTTTCCATTATGCCAGATTATTGTGCAAGTGAGGACATGGTTTTTTAGATTATAGCACAATTTTGGTGACTGGGGTATCAAGAAACCCGGTTTCTGCATAATATTTAAATCAACTAGCCAGATATCGCCTCGTGACGGTTTTGATAGAGTCATTCTCCTAAACAATAATTTCACTCAACCGCTCATTTAACATTACCTTCATTGCCGCTAATCCCATCATTGTCTTCAAAACCACGAACCGTATCATCCCCGGCGAGAGCCTGAATTATGTCAGCTTCTACCAAGCCGTCGGTGACATCATGGCTGATTGAACCATTGATAACTGCCATACAATTATTTTCCTACTTTAGGAATTTGTTTTGATGCTTCAAAAGCATCTATTTTAGAAAAACAGTAATCTTGTGAGGATAAAAAGAGGGAAAATTATCAATTTCCCTCTTTCAGGATTCACCGGAATCTATCAATGCCTAAACACCCCGTTATTGCTGCTGTTGGCGTTTGTGTAACGCACTGAACAGCCCAGTTGCAGACATCAATAATAGTCCGAATACTGATGATGGCTCAGGAACTGATTTAGACGCTTGTGGATGGGGAATCGCCCGCTGCTCAAAACTCGCAGTTTCAGTGTTGAATTGAAGCTGAATGGGAAAAACCGAGGGATTAGTCGGGTCAACATTAATTCCGGTGACGCTAAACTCAGAGACTCCGCTACCAGAAACCAGTAAATTTCCCAGAATATTGCTATAGTCGCTGAAATCTACCGCTTGACCAGCCGTGAAATTACCCAGAGTAATGTCTTTTACGGAAACCGAGAAAGGTTGGGAAAAACCTGTGGGAAAATCGAGAATATTGGTAAAGAGGGAATTGTCAGTCATCGTATATTGGAACCCAAAGGCGGTTGGCGGATCGAACCATAGACCTGTCCCAACATTCACAAAGGAAAACACGCTGTTATTCATCCTTGTTGGCATTACAGGATTAGTCTGGGTTCTTCCCACCTGTGACAGATTTTGCGAAATTGTCTGAGAGTTAACGCTAGTCTGTGAATTCGTTTGTGAACTCGTGGATGAACTCGTACCGGTGCTGCCATTAATAGTTATCCCACCTGTACTGGGGAGCTGGGGAGCCGACATACTCATAGACTGGCTGATTCCCGAAAGCGACTGATTCATCGACATCGAGTTGGAACCCGAACCAGAACTTATCACCTGGTTCTGGGACAAATTTGGCTGTGAATTCGTTAGCGAACTTGTTATAGAACTCGTTTGTGAGCTAGTATTAATTACCTGTGAACTCGTGGATGAACTCGTAATCTTGCTACCATTAATGGTTATCCCACCTGTATTCACGGTGCTAC contains:
- a CDS encoding CHAT domain-containing protein, with product MRPSKIRKIAGTILLSSILTTGIPQQLISPLLEPAQAQNPDPRQAEADRLLEQGKEYLESNQLLAAFESWQKALALYKELDNALGVAQVRGNLAVYYRVRGEYPVALQELEAVLQIMQNLQNLEGERIAWGQLGLLYGDLGNGDKAKECLQRELEMAQAAGEAAEMTPLNNLGLIYIKEGKYEQARANFERQLEIARRLNSTNYELAALTNLGLIYESQWDFDRALFYYDQILARVRGNPAAEGGVHCKLGRIYLDRRQFRKAVDSFKLCVNVTRTTGNPQTIAETLNALGTAYIGTGELDQSENNLYESIEILESLREGLNDANKVSIFELQINVYANLQNLLLERKKIAEALELTERGRARALVELLSKRLGATSEALPISYPKIAEIKQIAREQNATIVEYWTTDPFTPLQIWIWVVNPQGEINFRKVYIPEGTSIKNLVPEVLGDLGVRGRSDISENLKVGDFVRIEEEFQNSVLEVVRVNRQNQTVTLRWCNGEADAPQPERPLNRVTQIVSSCNDPGRFQGLKQLHQLLIEPIAEFLPTDPNDRVIFIPHKELFAVPFPALQDNTDKFLIEKHTILTAPAIQVLALTRQQREKVKQTGLQDAIVVGNPTMPATGDPPQPLAALPNAETEAIAIAPLLNTQPLIGNNATKNAILQKLPQARWIHLATHGILDETSGLSSAIALAPSGSDKGFLTAAEILNLNLNAELVVLSACETAKGRITGDGIIGLSRSLIAAGVPSVIVSLWQVPDAPTAALMTAFYQNMQQNPDKARALRQAMLTTIQQHPEPKNWAAFTLIGESE
- a CDS encoding CHASE2 domain-containing protein; protein product: MMQPGMLLNQRYRVVKFLGKGGFSEIWEVTDRGQIKVIKVLNLAEFYAAETQQKAIGLFQREAKVLMGLNHAGIPQVEPDGYFTYTTSDGELHHCLVQEKIEGENLQDWRQRRDKIFTEAEAIDWLKQLTEILIYLHDRHYFHRDIKPANIMVKPNGKLVLIDFGTVREITPTYLATIVEDREVTRLGSVGYAPPEQYQGKSLPQSDFYALGRTFVYLFTGQPPDLIPETELGELMWRELAPEISPQLADVIDWLMATFPRDRPQHPEEILHRLAAIKTTDAPSYPKFLPSSVKAQIRINSIRKTLLNTVVITALIIGARQLGIFQSWELQTFDQLLHLRPDEKPDSRILIVQATEEDIKRYDYPLPDAILAQVIEKLEPDQPRVIGVNILRDRPVGNNPTALVSHWRNNSKLIAACLVKDPSTPNRLGVAPPKDIPTERIGFGNVVVDSDRILRRHLIFMSKVADSPCQSRISLSFQLAMAYLATEGIKPQNTPQDYVQFGSLLLKPLKVNRGFYRQAQLSGFQLLLNYHSSPEIAPSLTITQVLTQKIPPHLFKNRIIIIGMNTASSYTFTTPMRDHNNNPQEISDLILHAQMASQIIRGAKGERPLLSFGPNWFEILWIGGWVALTYGLGCSASPRKNIWLFRLTIVARVFIIQISLLVVSVISMTGGLVVPLVPTTLALITIAALAIIRRDDSPNKSRRSHPRQRLLI
- a CDS encoding PEP-CTERM sorting domain-containing protein (PEP-CTERM proteins occur, often in large numbers, in the proteomes of bacteria that also encode an exosortase, a predicted intramembrane cysteine proteinase. The presence of a PEP-CTERM domain at a protein's C-terminus predicts cleavage within the sorting domain, followed by covalent anchoring to some some component of the (usually Gram-negative) cell surface. Many PEP-CTERM proteins exhibit an unusual sequence composition that includes large numbers of potential glycosylation sites. Expression of one such protein has been shown restore the ability of a bacterium to form floc, a type of biofilm.), producing MTDNSLFTNILDFPTGFSQPFSVSVKDITLGNFTAGQAVDFSDYSNILGNLLVSGSGVSEFSVTGINVDPTNPSVFPIQLQFNTETASFEQRAIPHPQASKSVPEPSSVFGLLLMSATGLFSALHKRQQQQ
- a CDS encoding DUF928 domain-containing protein, coding for MPTKMFLGQITIASAATRVLATLLASVLPSVAQSNPPVNYEPPKDEESNQKTEPATSRPGCPETANRIAALVPKYYVGLTASDRPEFLVYIPYYFANEQSGKLILKDAETQRDIYQTTLPLTDTPGIISFRLPENAPQLQQNKLYQWDFLYTGNQGICRDITVQKLPLKRVTIPDSLKRQLDAAATPRDRVVLYAGNGLWHEAVAELASLRRQAPDDEDLKADWENLLRDRDVRLEQIASEPISPCCNANR
- a CDS encoding NB-ARC domain-containing protein, with the protein product MLRKWILTDRAQLVALFGMGGIGKTALAGQVAQQIAGEFEYVGWRSLSNTPTVPQLLAELLGFFPCSPGKTPDLSPLLHYIQNHRSLIILDGLENLMTPGELAGKYREAYQDYALLFKTIGTTKHQSCFLITSTEKSREIGLLENFVDTVQCIKLTSLSLNAARQILQEQQLVDEDKWEKLIERYSGNPLALKLVSGIIKEVFHGQVGKFCRAKTTFLGEIIRENLAIQLSRLSDLEMQIIYQLAISSEPVDIDQLRQWVPSKYPISAIIEALKSLIWRSLLETVIEQDVALYILPPMFKKHIINNFTQPLI